From Arcticibacter tournemirensis, one genomic window encodes:
- a CDS encoding putative sensor domain DACNV-containing protein, whose product MTYEPTYQAARSVAATIEAHFVEHAALACKAGSDSTASIPPANVIEAIVDAAFWASLRKEEGNPPKISIAFLRPDQAEDPLLFEKRLPLSPAILTKLAPGLERAGIHLGVWLEGDDLFLWGTTLIIPNLCFVLDVSEPGLLVIKHRRMCGFGKFTNVAVLKGDQVKVVNDESARIPDCPPVVKALLDLGSPPAWNDPVNVLIQLAVSMRGHQHGGCLLVVPRGTHQWRESIIHPMQYSVSPAFSGLSNIANVEDGLRESPWQSGLSREVEHIAGLTAVDGATLVSDQHELLAFGVKIGRREGSDPVDRVAVVEPVAGSEITVVHPGQIGGTRHLSAAQFVYDQRNAFAFVASQDGHFTVFSWSEAADMLMAYRIDTLLL is encoded by the coding sequence ATGACTTATGAACCCACATATCAGGCAGCACGTTCGGTAGCGGCAACGATCGAGGCTCATTTTGTTGAGCATGCGGCATTGGCTTGTAAGGCTGGTTCTGACAGCACAGCTTCTATTCCTCCGGCCAACGTTATCGAAGCTATTGTTGATGCTGCATTTTGGGCAAGTCTGCGAAAAGAAGAAGGCAATCCGCCAAAGATCTCCATAGCCTTTCTCAGGCCGGATCAGGCTGAGGATCCTCTTCTCTTTGAAAAGCGGCTGCCCCTTAGTCCCGCTATCCTCACCAAACTGGCGCCGGGACTTGAACGTGCGGGCATACACCTTGGCGTATGGCTGGAAGGCGATGACCTGTTTTTATGGGGAACAACGCTTATAATACCGAACCTGTGCTTTGTGCTGGACGTTTCCGAACCTGGCCTGCTGGTGATCAAGCACAGGCGCATGTGCGGCTTTGGTAAATTTACCAACGTCGCTGTATTGAAGGGCGACCAGGTAAAGGTCGTGAACGATGAGAGCGCCCGAATACCCGACTGCCCTCCGGTAGTTAAGGCCTTACTTGATTTAGGCAGTCCGCCTGCATGGAACGATCCGGTAAACGTACTTATTCAGCTTGCGGTATCTATGCGTGGCCATCAGCATGGAGGATGCCTTCTGGTCGTACCCAGAGGCACACACCAATGGCGTGAATCAATCATTCACCCCATGCAGTATTCGGTTTCACCGGCTTTTTCCGGACTCTCCAATATCGCCAATGTAGAAGACGGGTTACGGGAGAGCCCCTGGCAGAGCGGTTTAAGCCGCGAAGTGGAGCATATCGCCGGTCTTACTGCCGTAGACGGAGCCACCTTAGTGAGCGATCAGCACGAGCTCCTCGCATTTGGAGTGAAAATAGGCAGGCGCGAAGGCAGCGACCCTGTGGACCGGGTTGCCGTTGTGGAGCCCGTGGCGGGAAGTGAAATTACAGTGGTACATCCCGGGCAGATAGGCGGCACCAGGCATCTTTCGGCAGCGCAGTTTGTATACGATCAGCGCAATGCATTTGCTTTCGTGGCTTCACAGGACGGCCACTTTACGGTGTTTTCGTGGTCGGAAGCCGCTGATATGCTTATGGCTTACCGGATTGATACGCTTCTGCTTTAA
- a CDS encoding carboxypeptidase-like regulatory domain-containing protein has translation MNSLKYLLSLFVLTFFIHLSAFSQRDTISINTIVQKVQKLTDEHPFEKVYLHFDKPYYAVGDTIWYKAYLTSHLHAPSPLSKVVYVDVINSRDSLMETLKLPVSNGVAAGSLTLSPMSYKQGNYHFRAYTRWMLNFGDAYFFNKTISIGNTLNKDLITHITVKGEVANKVPKVNARVLFKDENGKPYAGKKVTWRIVSKFETVNKGRGVTDQNGYLALNSDLKDQENAGELETAISVSDDKTITSTFPLRSAFHNADVQFFPEGGRLISGVSSVVAFKAIKTDGLGVEVKGTVTDGAGATVCSFNSQHLGMGMFTFTPESDKTYKANVTFADGSTASYDLPKPRTSGIGLAVNNMSPENIIIRISATPAYLERHMDETFYIVARSAGVTCYAAQAKLNNQAFSASVPKDKFPSGIVQITLFTSTGSPVSERIAFITHSKAPSVSLTSDKPAYTTRQRVKLNIAAQYPDKPVEGSYSIAVIDESKVPFNEDSETTILSSLLLSSDLQGYIEKPNYYFNAITDKKIADLDLLMLTQGYRAFSYRDILDDKFPAVKYFPEQGIQISGTLRMRSGMPVNRGTVQFIIPEKSFSVSTQTDAEGKFSFNNLVFPDSVKAIVSARSNANSRNMMIMLDGEILPGATSNINAPDEIVNIDSTLNPYLVNSKKLYRTAIVLSEVVIKAKSTPKPSHADYPALSGLSMMPDHLIPGDRFKGCPMLLDCLKGGTMGMTFSEENFYISRDYNSGSRVPVQVFLNGMPVDAINLSSVNSAEVESVEIFLRDDLGTVNRLYNTNGVLVVNTKKAPKGTPIKLSELQEMLPQSNLVNFNPMGYQKARQFYSPKYAVAKSGVVTNDLRSTIYWNPFVNTDATGKASVEYYNADGKGPYKAVIEGIDKDGNLFRNVYRYTVK, from the coding sequence ATGAATTCCTTAAAATATTTATTGTCACTGTTTGTACTTACGTTTTTCATACACCTTTCGGCTTTTTCACAGCGGGATACAATCAGCATCAATACCATCGTCCAGAAAGTACAGAAGCTAACCGATGAACATCCCTTCGAAAAGGTCTATCTTCACTTCGATAAACCTTACTATGCGGTGGGAGATACCATCTGGTATAAAGCGTATTTAACAAGTCATCTTCATGCGCCCTCACCGTTGAGTAAAGTGGTGTATGTAGATGTTATAAACAGCCGCGACTCGCTGATGGAAACCCTCAAACTTCCTGTTTCAAACGGCGTGGCGGCAGGCAGCCTTACGCTTTCTCCCATGTCGTATAAGCAGGGGAATTATCATTTCAGGGCCTATACACGCTGGATGCTCAACTTTGGGGATGCCTATTTCTTTAATAAAACCATCAGTATCGGTAATACTTTAAATAAAGATCTGATCACCCATATCACGGTGAAGGGAGAAGTTGCAAACAAAGTCCCTAAAGTGAACGCCCGCGTGCTTTTTAAGGATGAGAATGGAAAACCCTATGCCGGGAAGAAAGTGACCTGGCGGATCGTATCAAAGTTTGAAACCGTCAATAAAGGCAGGGGCGTTACCGACCAGAACGGCTATCTGGCTTTAAACAGCGATCTGAAGGACCAGGAGAATGCCGGAGAGCTCGAGACTGCAATCTCAGTATCCGACGATAAAACCATCACCAGCACATTCCCCCTGCGGTCGGCCTTCCACAATGCCGATGTTCAGTTTTTCCCTGAGGGCGGCAGACTTATATCGGGCGTATCGTCGGTTGTCGCTTTTAAAGCGATTAAAACCGACGGGCTTGGTGTGGAGGTGAAGGGCACGGTAACAGATGGTGCGGGCGCTACGGTCTGTTCTTTTAACTCCCAGCATTTGGGAATGGGCATGTTCACCTTTACGCCCGAAAGCGACAAAACATATAAGGCGAACGTAACGTTTGCCGACGGGTCGACTGCCAGCTACGACCTGCCAAAACCCCGTACCTCGGGTATAGGCCTGGCCGTTAACAATATGTCTCCCGAAAATATCATTATCCGTATTTCAGCTACTCCGGCGTATCTGGAAAGGCATATGGATGAAACCTTCTATATTGTGGCGAGGAGCGCGGGAGTTACCTGTTATGCTGCCCAGGCGAAACTAAACAACCAGGCTTTTTCTGCCTCGGTACCGAAAGATAAATTTCCTTCGGGCATCGTCCAGATCACTTTGTTCACTTCCACCGGTTCGCCCGTGAGCGAGCGTATTGCTTTTATCACGCACTCCAAGGCTCCTTCGGTCAGCCTGACCAGCGATAAGCCTGCCTATACCACACGGCAGAGGGTGAAGCTCAACATCGCAGCCCAGTATCCCGATAAGCCAGTTGAAGGTTCTTACTCCATAGCGGTGATTGACGAAAGTAAGGTGCCTTTTAATGAAGATTCGGAAACTACTATTTTAAGCAGCCTGCTTCTTAGTTCTGATTTACAGGGATATATAGAGAAGCCTAATTACTACTTTAATGCTATCACAGATAAGAAAATAGCCGACCTTGACCTGCTGATGCTTACACAGGGATACCGAGCTTTTTCATACAGGGATATTTTAGACGATAAGTTCCCTGCGGTGAAATATTTTCCGGAGCAGGGGATCCAGATATCCGGAACCTTGCGGATGCGTTCAGGCATGCCTGTAAATAGGGGTACGGTTCAGTTTATCATTCCAGAAAAGAGCTTCTCTGTAAGTACACAAACGGATGCCGAAGGAAAGTTCAGCTTTAATAACCTGGTTTTTCCCGACTCGGTGAAAGCAATTGTGAGCGCCCGCAGCAACGCAAATTCAAGGAACATGATGATCATGCTGGACGGCGAAATACTGCCTGGCGCAACCTCGAATATAAATGCTCCCGACGAGATCGTGAATATTGACAGTACACTTAATCCTTATCTTGTAAATAGTAAGAAGCTTTACAGAACGGCTATTGTGCTGAGTGAGGTTGTTATTAAAGCGAAGTCCACGCCTAAGCCGAGCCATGCTGATTATCCCGCCCTGAGCGGTTTAAGTATGATGCCGGATCATCTTATTCCGGGCGACCGCTTCAAGGGCTGTCCGATGTTGCTCGATTGCTTAAAAGGAGGTACCATGGGAATGACCTTTTCGGAGGAGAACTTTTATATAAGCAGAGATTATAATTCTGGCAGCAGGGTTCCGGTTCAGGTTTTCCTTAATGGCATGCCGGTGGATGCAATCAACCTAAGTTCTGTAAATTCGGCCGAAGTAGAATCGGTGGAGATCTTCCTCCGGGATGACCTTGGCACTGTGAACCGCTTGTACAACACGAACGGCGTTTTAGTAGTAAACACCAAGAAGGCTCCCAAAGGCACTCCTATAAAATTATCAGAGTTGCAGGAGATGCTTCCTCAGAGCAATCTGGTAAACTTCAATCCAATGGGGTATCAGAAAGCACGGCAGTTCTACTCGCCCAAATACGCAGTGGCCAAAAGCGGCGTTGTTACAAATGACCTTCGCAGCACCATATACTGGAATCCGTTTGTAAATACTGATGCAACAGGAAAAGCTTCGGTTGAGTACTACAATGCCGACGGTAAAGGCCCGTACAAGGCCGTTATTGAGGGGATAGACAAGGATGGCAATCTGTTCAGGAACGTGTATCGTTATACAGTTAAATAA
- a CDS encoding N-acetylmuramoyl-L-alanine amidase family protein, with protein sequence MKHLFYAALLLLLPYGLVAENAEPGTFTVVIDAGHGGKDSGTRSTTSLEKNIALKIALKLRDALKAKGIRVVLTRSTDVFVPLYERIEKANDVKASLFISLHCNSLPYNKKNRSSIRGVETYVSGFGRLDEQDIAIRENASILLEKDYKKNYNGYDPKDPETIILLSLMKNAYRTKSIQLATLIQKEYRKAGRIDRGVHEKSLAVLARASMPAVLTEIGYLSSPAEERYMNSEAGQEEISNGILNAILAFR encoded by the coding sequence ATGAAACATCTTTTTTATGCCGCGCTTTTACTTCTTTTACCTTATGGTCTCGTAGCCGAAAATGCCGAGCCAGGTACGTTTACTGTAGTGATAGATGCGGGACACGGAGGTAAAGACAGCGGCACCAGGAGCACAACGTCTTTAGAGAAAAATATCGCCTTGAAAATTGCCCTTAAACTGAGGGATGCCCTAAAGGCAAAAGGTATCAGGGTTGTTTTAACCAGGAGCACAGACGTTTTTGTTCCACTATACGAACGCATTGAAAAAGCAAACGATGTAAAGGCCAGTCTTTTTATTTCCCTGCATTGCAACTCACTCCCCTATAATAAGAAAAACCGTTCGTCTATCCGGGGTGTCGAAACCTATGTTTCGGGTTTCGGTCGTCTCGACGAACAGGATATCGCTATCCGTGAAAACGCATCCATCCTGCTTGAAAAGGACTACAAGAAGAATTACAACGGATACGACCCTAAGGATCCCGAAACGATCATTCTTCTGTCGTTAATGAAAAATGCGTACCGCACAAAAAGTATTCAGCTTGCCACTTTGATCCAGAAAGAATACCGTAAGGCGGGAAGGATAGACAGGGGAGTACACGAGAAGAGCCTTGCGGTACTCGCCAGGGCTTCGATGCCCGCAGTGCTTACGGAAATCGGCTATCTGAGCAGTCCTGCGGAAGAAAGGTATATGAATTCAGAGGCGGGCCAGGAAGAGATTTCAAACGGCATCCTAAATGCAATCCTGGCGTTTAGATAG
- a CDS encoding DUF2721 domain-containing protein, producing the protein MMNFAISTPIILFPAISLILLAYTEKFVHLARLIRNLKKQSASQNVPHLAEQIINLRRRVYLIRRMQAFGTGSFFLCIASIFLMFSELDQMAWYTFWVSMVLLMIALYLSFKEISLSSAALKLVISDIKEEITK; encoded by the coding sequence ATGATGAATTTCGCGATCAGTACACCGATCATTTTGTTCCCTGCTATTTCGCTCATCCTGCTGGCTTATACCGAAAAGTTTGTCCACCTGGCGCGGCTTATCAGAAACCTGAAAAAGCAAAGCGCCAGTCAAAACGTACCTCACCTTGCCGAGCAGATCATAAACCTCAGACGAAGGGTGTATCTTATCCGCAGGATGCAGGCTTTCGGCACCGGCAGCTTCTTTTTATGCATCGCGAGCATTTTCCTCATGTTTAGCGAACTCGACCAAATGGCATGGTACACATTCTGGGTAAGCATGGTACTGCTGATGATAGCGCTTTATTTGTCGTTTAAAGAAATAAGCTTGTCGTCTGCAGCGCTTAAGCTGGTTATCAGTGACATTAAAGAAGAGATTACGAAATAG
- a CDS encoding DUF2721 domain-containing protein, whose translation MELTLTTPALLFPAISLLLLAYTNRFLALASLIRNLKNQYSENQNPNLLGQISNIRKRILQVRNMQACGIMGFLICVLSMWLLYNNQQRIAEYAFGLSLMLLMISLLISFRETQISVEALEIELSDLEESILENKKEK comes from the coding sequence ATGGAATTAACCCTTACTACGCCGGCCTTATTATTTCCGGCGATTTCACTGTTACTCCTGGCTTACACCAACCGCTTCCTGGCTCTGGCCAGCTTAATCCGGAACTTAAAGAATCAATACTCCGAGAACCAGAATCCCAACCTTTTAGGACAGATCAGCAACATCAGAAAAAGGATCCTCCAGGTAAGGAATATGCAGGCATGCGGCATTATGGGCTTCCTGATTTGTGTTCTTTCGATGTGGTTGTTGTATAACAACCAGCAGCGTATAGCCGAGTATGCCTTTGGTTTAAGTCTGATGCTGCTTATGATCTCCCTGCTTATTTCTTTCAGAGAAACGCAGATCTCTGTTGAAGCGCTCGAAATAGAACTGAGCGATCTCGAAGAGTCAATCCTGGAAAACAAAAAGGAGAAGTAG
- a CDS encoding ABC-F family ATP-binding cassette domain-containing protein, with product MITVSNLSLRYGKRTLFEDVNLKFTHGNCYGIIGANGAGKSTFMKILSGEVDPTGGSVSFTPGERMAVLTQNHYAFDEFPVIETVLIGHKELYSIMKEKDALYAKEDFTDKDGERAGELENIFAEMDGWNAENNAATLLSNLGIKEESHYKLLKELDGNQKVRVLLAQALFGNPDILLLDEPTNDLDIETIAWLEDFLAGYENIVLVVSHDRHFLDTVCTHIVDIDFGKMSIFTGNYSFWYESSQLALRQRSDQNKKLEDKVKELQEFIRRFSANASKSKQATSRKKALEKINLDEIQPSNRKYPAIMFNNQGREAGDQILQIEKLRKVSGGEVLFSDVNFMVNKGDKIALLSQNSLAISAFYDVLTGRDADYTGSFKWGITINAADIPNDNSSYFEGKDLNLIDWLREYSEGDKDEQFIRSFLGRMLFSGEEVLKKCSVLSGGEKMRCMFSKMMLQQANVLLFDEPTNHLDLESITALNNGMNDFKGTILFTSRDHELTNTVANRIIELTPGGIIDKLMTYDEYITSEAIKQQREELYSLA from the coding sequence ATGATTACAGTATCCAATCTATCTTTACGTTACGGCAAACGCACACTGTTTGAAGACGTTAATCTTAAATTTACTCATGGCAACTGCTATGGGATTATAGGAGCAAACGGCGCAGGCAAGTCAACCTTTATGAAAATCCTGTCGGGTGAAGTCGATCCCACGGGTGGTTCGGTAAGCTTTACGCCGGGAGAAAGAATGGCGGTACTTACGCAGAACCACTATGCCTTCGACGAATTTCCGGTGATAGAAACCGTGCTGATAGGGCATAAAGAGCTTTATAGCATAATGAAAGAGAAAGACGCCCTTTATGCGAAGGAAGACTTTACAGATAAGGACGGCGAGAGGGCAGGAGAGCTTGAAAATATCTTTGCAGAAATGGACGGATGGAATGCAGAGAATAATGCAGCCACCTTATTGAGTAACCTTGGAATAAAGGAAGAAAGTCATTACAAGCTGCTGAAAGAGCTGGATGGTAATCAAAAAGTACGCGTTCTTTTGGCCCAGGCCCTGTTTGGCAATCCCGACATCCTGCTGCTTGATGAGCCAACCAACGACCTCGACATTGAAACAATCGCCTGGCTCGAAGATTTTCTTGCCGGCTATGAGAATATTGTGCTGGTAGTATCACACGACCGTCACTTCCTCGATACGGTTTGTACGCATATAGTAGATATAGATTTCGGAAAGATGTCCATCTTCACCGGAAACTACTCCTTCTGGTACGAGTCGAGCCAGCTTGCCCTGCGTCAGCGTTCAGACCAGAATAAGAAGCTGGAAGATAAGGTAAAGGAACTCCAGGAATTTATCCGTCGTTTCAGTGCGAATGCTTCGAAATCCAAGCAGGCAACCAGCCGAAAGAAAGCTCTTGAAAAGATCAACCTCGACGAGATTCAGCCTTCCAACAGGAAATACCCTGCGATTATGTTTAATAACCAGGGCAGGGAAGCCGGTGATCAGATCCTTCAGATTGAAAAACTCAGAAAGGTTTCCGGAGGCGAAGTGCTGTTCTCTGATGTAAACTTCATGGTTAACAAAGGCGATAAGATAGCCCTGCTTTCGCAGAACAGCCTTGCAATATCGGCATTTTACGATGTTCTTACCGGAAGGGATGCCGATTATACCGGTAGCTTCAAATGGGGCATCACCATTAATGCGGCCGACATTCCAAACGATAACTCATCGTATTTCGAGGGAAAAGACCTGAACCTGATCGACTGGTTGAGAGAATATTCTGAAGGGGATAAAGACGAACAGTTTATCCGCAGTTTTCTCGGCAGAATGCTCTTCTCAGGCGAAGAAGTACTCAAGAAGTGTTCCGTACTCTCCGGAGGTGAGAAGATGCGCTGTATGTTCTCTAAAATGATGCTGCAGCAGGCAAACGTGCTGCTGTTCGACGAGCCGACCAACCACCTCGACCTCGAATCCATCACCGCACTGAACAACGGGATGAATGATTTTAAAGGAACAATACTTTTTACATCGCGTGACCACGAACTTACCAACACTGTTGCCAACCGTATTATTGAGTTGACGCCAGGCGGAATTATCGATAAACTAATGACTTACGATGAATATATCACCAGTGAAGCCATTAAACAACAGCGTGAAGAATTATATTCTTTGGCATAA
- a CDS encoding site-specific integrase gives MRLNENLSVLFWLYKSKGSKNGLVPLYVRITVGGLRFGFSTGKKINPVYWDEEHGIPKKECPDYKVISTYLKRTEIEIERQYNILTSVQDVVTVEMLKDALFPKPTEEKGLTAAIKIFIGDFEELVNAGKKSPGTLRRYRRTERNVAAFLRSKYKQKDVNLEKVDFYFAEQFYRFLLTRSMNDNTAKQHVKTIKQVVKKAVNLGWSPSSRLAEYKCAYKHPQREFLSMEEIYALYNKRIAVERLSEVRDVFIFCCFTGYAYETVYKLQKANLFKGVDGKLWIRKNRAKTGTEETVPLLPVPLAIIEKYKDHPYCVVNDRLLPVNSNQRFNAYLKEIAEICGINKRLTTHMARHTFATTVTLEQDVPIETVSNMLGHKDIRTTQIYAKITKRKVSNNMKELQEKLFLKNGSLKDQNF, from the coding sequence ATGAGACTTAATGAAAATTTGTCTGTACTTTTTTGGCTGTACAAGTCAAAAGGGTCAAAAAATGGCTTGGTTCCACTGTATGTTAGGATCACTGTAGGTGGCCTGAGATTCGGTTTTTCAACCGGTAAAAAAATTAACCCCGTTTATTGGGATGAAGAGCACGGTATTCCCAAAAAAGAATGTCCGGATTACAAGGTCATTTCCACCTATCTTAAGAGAACCGAGATCGAAATAGAAAGACAGTATAATATACTGACTTCAGTTCAAGACGTGGTTACAGTAGAAATGCTTAAGGACGCCCTGTTTCCTAAACCAACTGAAGAAAAGGGGCTAACTGCTGCAATAAAAATCTTTATCGGCGACTTCGAAGAACTTGTCAATGCAGGAAAGAAATCGCCCGGGACACTGAGGCGTTACCGACGCACGGAGCGGAATGTGGCCGCCTTTCTCAGAAGCAAGTATAAGCAGAAAGACGTAAACCTTGAGAAGGTGGATTTTTATTTTGCAGAGCAGTTCTACCGGTTCCTGCTCACCAGATCAATGAATGATAATACTGCGAAGCAACATGTGAAAACCATCAAGCAGGTAGTGAAAAAGGCGGTTAATCTTGGATGGTCTCCTTCTTCAAGGTTAGCTGAGTATAAATGCGCATACAAACATCCGCAAAGAGAGTTTCTGAGTATGGAGGAAATCTATGCGCTTTACAATAAACGTATAGCTGTTGAACGCTTATCTGAAGTGCGTGACGTTTTTATATTTTGCTGTTTTACCGGATATGCCTATGAAACGGTCTACAAGCTTCAAAAAGCTAATCTATTTAAAGGCGTTGATGGGAAACTGTGGATCCGTAAAAACAGGGCAAAAACAGGTACAGAAGAGACCGTCCCTCTGCTTCCTGTTCCGTTGGCGATTATAGAGAAGTATAAGGACCATCCTTATTGTGTGGTAAATGATCGGTTATTACCTGTTAACAGCAATCAGCGATTTAATGCCTATCTAAAAGAAATTGCAGAGATCTGCGGCATTAACAAGAGATTGACAACTCATATGGCCCGCCATACCTTTGCCACTACTGTAACCCTGGAACAGGACGTTCCCATTGAAACAGTGAGTAATATGCTAGGGCATAAGGATATTCGGACTACTCAGATCTATGCGAAAATTACCAAGCGTAAAGTGAGTAATAATATGAAGGAGCTTCAAGAAAAGCTCTTTCTTAAGAACGGCAGTTTGAAAGATCAGAATTTCTAG
- a CDS encoding helix-turn-helix domain-containing protein, with protein sequence MEKHQYLRKPDNCTGPAEWDRLLTVRDLIEFREQLLMDIQQALNGRGVSPEKQWLKAKEIREMLRLSAGKLHYLRAKGLIPFKKLGNITYYDRQKINELMQSGDFRNKFRSV encoded by the coding sequence ATGGAAAAGCATCAGTATTTAAGGAAACCAGATAATTGCACAGGTCCGGCTGAATGGGACAGGCTTCTAACGGTTAGAGACCTAATTGAGTTTAGGGAGCAATTACTTATGGACATTCAGCAGGCGCTAAACGGTAGGGGAGTTAGTCCTGAAAAGCAGTGGCTTAAAGCTAAAGAAATAAGAGAAATGCTGAGGCTTTCAGCGGGGAAGCTACACTATCTCCGGGCTAAAGGACTGATTCCGTTTAAGAAATTAGGGAATATTACCTATTACGATCGGCAAAAGATCAATGAACTGATGCAATCCGGAGACTTTCGCAATAAATTCCGATCGGTATGA
- a CDS encoding DUF4145 domain-containing protein has translation MDQTLDKYFCQACGGERKHVVLFEKKTSGAEDEYNFQWINRFRIIECAGCENISFLKMYGDNFMMREGQDGEMEYYEDSDVYPPYLKQGEELSGLHQLPENIKSIYRETVNALKVDSLLLTAAGFRAVIEATCNHLKIKQANLAERIDQLHSNGYLSKAESRRLHSIRFLGNSALHEIQTPKAEQLVILLAIVNHLLSNLFISDKLIKGKLDIPLDNYDDFINVIKRSVRKELIGKEVSLDALLDKAKRLMSTKDYKSFRTSFVEESEKGGFDFLEVADADSAKFKITKLPKLVNTFDFYI, from the coding sequence ATGGATCAGACTCTCGATAAATATTTCTGCCAGGCTTGTGGAGGCGAACGGAAGCATGTGGTACTCTTTGAAAAAAAGACCAGCGGCGCCGAGGACGAATATAATTTCCAGTGGATAAACCGGTTCCGTATCATCGAATGTGCGGGCTGCGAGAACATTTCCTTTCTGAAAATGTACGGGGACAATTTCATGATGCGGGAGGGCCAAGATGGTGAAATGGAATACTATGAGGATTCCGATGTCTATCCGCCCTATCTGAAGCAGGGCGAGGAGCTCAGCGGACTCCATCAGCTACCGGAAAATATCAAGAGCATCTATAGGGAAACCGTCAATGCGCTCAAGGTAGATTCGCTGCTGCTCACGGCAGCAGGCTTCAGGGCAGTGATCGAGGCCACCTGTAACCACCTAAAGATCAAACAGGCTAATCTTGCAGAAAGAATCGATCAATTGCACAGCAATGGATACCTGAGTAAGGCTGAATCCCGCAGGCTACATTCCATCAGGTTTTTGGGCAATAGCGCATTGCATGAGATCCAGACGCCAAAGGCAGAACAGCTGGTGATCCTGTTGGCCATTGTCAACCATTTGCTGAGCAACCTGTTCATCAGCGACAAGCTGATCAAAGGAAAACTGGATATCCCATTGGATAACTATGATGATTTTATCAACGTGATCAAACGATCGGTCCGCAAGGAGCTGATCGGAAAAGAGGTTTCACTCGACGCCCTGCTCGACAAGGCCAAGCGACTGATGTCAACCAAAGACTATAAATCCTTCCGGACATCCTTTGTCGAGGAATCCGAAAAAGGTGGTTTTGATTTCCTTGAAGTCGCAGACGCCGATAGTGCCAAATTCAAGATCACCAAGCTGCCCAAGTTGGTCAACACCTTCGATTTCTATATTTAA
- a CDS encoding type IV toxin-antitoxin system AbiEi family antitoxin: MSTYSQRRKQITKLVPEGSLVTRSWLQAHEFTNHAIDNLLKSQQLETVKNGVYKRAGSKIEWGDVVYFLQRQLSTDLTIGGISALELQKLAHYLPISEQRLVHLYGRDNLPVWVNGLETGARFQKHSSRDLFGNSIEDEKVSQLVEFTKVLNWKNTNEGLRIATPEIAILEVMNQVPGNISFEHADELMQGLNTLSPRTLQKLLELCTSVKVRRMFFYLAERQNHNWFTKLQTENIDFGSGNRVIVKGGKLNKKYKITVPDFYE, from the coding sequence ATGAGCACATATTCGCAAAGAAGAAAGCAGATAACAAAGTTGGTCCCAGAAGGATCATTAGTTACGAGGTCTTGGCTACAAGCTCATGAGTTCACGAATCACGCTATAGATAATCTATTGAAGAGCCAGCAATTAGAGACCGTGAAGAACGGGGTGTATAAACGTGCGGGATCGAAAATAGAATGGGGAGATGTTGTTTATTTTCTACAAAGACAATTATCCACAGACCTAACTATAGGCGGCATATCAGCATTAGAACTTCAAAAACTTGCCCATTATCTTCCCATATCAGAACAGCGTTTGGTTCACTTATACGGAAGGGACAATCTTCCAGTGTGGGTAAATGGTTTGGAAACTGGAGCTAGGTTCCAGAAACATAGCTCCAGAGATTTGTTCGGTAATAGTATTGAGGACGAAAAGGTATCACAACTGGTTGAGTTTACCAAGGTTCTGAATTGGAAAAACACGAACGAGGGTTTACGTATTGCCACTCCCGAAATAGCCATTTTAGAAGTAATGAACCAAGTTCCGGGAAACATATCATTTGAACACGCCGATGAACTTATGCAGGGATTGAATACACTTTCTCCACGAACGCTCCAAAAGCTATTGGAACTATGTACTAGTGTCAAGGTACGCAGGATGTTTTTTTATCTGGCCGAACGCCAGAATCATAATTGGTTTACAAAGCTTCAAACGGAAAATATCGACTTCGGATCTGGCAACCGCGTTATTGTAAAGGGCGGAAAATTAAATAAAAAATATAAAATAACTGTTCCCGATTTTTATGAGTAA
- a CDS encoding nucleotidyl transferase AbiEii/AbiGii toxin family protein, which yields MSKNEEYADQVRLLIRLLPIIDKEDCFALKGGTAINLFYRNMPRLSVDIDLLTCQWKTGKPRLKISGLH from the coding sequence ATGAGTAAGAATGAAGAATATGCAGATCAGGTACGGTTGCTTATCCGATTGCTGCCTATCATAGATAAAGAGGATTGTTTTGCGCTTAAAGGAGGGACAGCCATCAATCTATTTTACCGCAATATGCCTAGGCTTTCTGTTGACATTGATTTACTTACCTGCCAATGGAAGACCGGGAAACCTCGCTTGAAAATATCAGGGCTGCATTAG